TATCCTAGTTTACATTCTTCCCCGGTTTCCTTTCCTTCATTTTGAGACTGCGGTTCAGACTGAGGTGGGAatagagggagtagggaggtacCTCTTTCCCTCCTCACTACCTATGATATCCAGACTCTAACATATCTAAACCTCTCCTCCCGCCTTTCCCGGGCAAGTCGATTGCCCAACCTTCAGACAAAGACTTAATGGACATGTATGCATTGCTTCCAGTCACAATTTGTGGACTGAGTTTAAATTTTGATTTAGCAAGTTTTATGAAGAGAAAATGTCTTGCTAGTTTGTAGGGTTAACTTTTCAGTTGTCTTTATTTGTTTCACAGAaaagcaacaaacaaaaaacaagtaTAAAAGGATTAAATTAAATGTTGGTGGAGAAGTCCCCAAAAAAATCTTTGGATCGGGTCTTATAATTAACTTGAGATATTAGTTTGAATTTTAATCACCAATGTTGTGAGAGTTGATAGCTTTGCATTCAAACACTACTTTTCTCTGGGACCTCTTGATGGAAAGTGCATCAGGAAGACTTGTGCCGCCTCCTGTTTGTATTGCCCGAGGTAAGAAATTGCCCCTGACAAGtagccacagatctaggatcatatTTTCCTAACCAAAACCAGCAGTTAGGGATGACTAATGAAATCTGATTTTATAACATCACCTTAAGGGTAAGTCAAATCTTGTGCCTTACACTATGAGCCTACATGGTCAGCAGACATTGACGTGTCCAAGGAATATAGCTGTAAATGTCCTCCAAGCACACACATTTGAAGTGCTCGGCTGTCTCAAATCTCAGGACAAACAAGAATCCATGTTTTCAACGTATAGGAAGCAGATCACTGACAACTTAAGGGCTGGAACCAATGCAACTTCCTCATGAAATACTAGATAAGATGGAAGGCTGTGAAATATCCACCATCTCCAGCCCCTAGTTGTGCAGGCCTTTGTCCCAGCCCAGTACCTACCAACTAATCTTAATTGAATCAGAtggcaggcttttgttccagcccagcacaaGACAGCACTCCAGGACCGGCGTTAGAGACCCCTGCCCTCGGGCTGTAGTCAACACCAAGAAGAAAAGCAATTGACTGGAATGACAGTTTATTCACACAATCCCAGAAGTCTGAACAAAGAGGAAAGAATAATTAAATACACTGACAAACCCTTTTACAAGTATCTACAAAAAGAAAAAGTTGTGGATTACATTAGTCAGCACAGTACTACACGTTCCAGGTCATAGGAGTTGAGTTATAGAACAACCCATTTCAATCTCAGAGGTATACAACCTCACCTGCAGATGGCTGGCGTGGGTGTAGTAGGCCTTGGTTCCAGCCAAGCTGTAACATACCTGTTGATCCAACTCATCTGATTGTAGAATCAGGTGTTTTTGCTTGGCTGGAACAAAAGCATGCACCTTTATGGATAAGGTTGGCCACCCCTGTATTAGTACATTAGTTAACATTCATACAGCATTTCCCTCATCTCAAGATCAGACTGCAGCTGAGGATTAAGTTTAAAGAACTCCTTTCCTTGGTCTCAATCTGCACTGACATGACAGAACTGAGCTGGTTAGAGCAGATATCATATGCTTCATGTTTTTTAGTGCACCCAACTTCTCCATGATAAATATTGATTTATTACAATATACAAGTGCGGAATAATTTTTttctttacccctttttctccctcaacgaaggttgaaagtcatgcgtcctccgatacacagcacgcatccaacccggaagccagccacaccaatgtgttggaggaaacaccgtgcccctggcaaccttggttcgcgtgcactgtgcccggcccgccacaggagtcgctggtgcgcgatgagacaaggacatgcctaccggccaagccctccctaacccggacgacgctaggccaattgtgcgttgccccacggacctcccggtcgcagccggttacgacagagtctGGGCGCGAACCAAGAGTCTGAtggtacagcgcccttaaccactgcgccacccgggaggctagcGGAATCATTTCTGCAGCATAAGCAAGACATTTCCCCCCAATGCAATCCTCATAACCCATAATTTGTTTACTCATAGACCTAGATCCTTGTCCCTTCTCTTTTTAATAacatatgtagtcaattacacaGTACTTTTAATGGGCTGCTGATCCAGTTAAGTCCATAATGTAATAGAGTAGAACCTCCACAACGTTATGGGTACCTTTGACCACTTGTCAGTCCTCTGTGGATCCTTATAATTGGTTAGAGCATCGGAGTATGCAGGAGCTACGTCCCCTTCTCTGATCTGAAAGGACTGGATAATGTGTGACCCACAGCTAAAAACAACGTCCACACAGGTGTCAAACTGATTTCATCCAACATTCCCTCTCGACTCACACGACAACAATGTAGTTAGCAATTTCGCCATTAACTATCATCCGTTTGgtggttagccagctagctacttTTCCAATGCTCAGAGTAGGTAACAAAAACAACCTTTTATCTAGTCCTTTCAGATTCCCCAGTGGTCTCAAACATTgacacatctccctccctctggttcCTCTTGGTCAGTGGGTCTTGTTGGTCAATATTGCTGCTGTGTGGTTGGGTGCGAGTGTAGGAACTGGTGTGAGAGTCGCTGTCTGGAAGAAATACATCTGAAAGATAGcatagagggacagaggagacaggtaTAAAGGGTTAGAAACTTAACGAAGAACTATGAGGTTTATAGCTAACCATAGACTGAAGTAGGGTGTTGGAGATGAGACATGAAACATTTCCCCTGAGGCTCATACAGCTGAGACATTCACGTTTAGATTATGATTAGGGCCTGGTTCAAACATTTTTTGGGATAAGTGAAATGAGGACTACTTTCTATATTCATGTCAGACCATGATCACTGACATTCTTCAAAATATTTGAACAGGGCCTAGGAGGATGGGGCTAGGTAACTATTACCCATAGCACTTTTATAGTGGGCTCTTACCTTGCAGCCAATTGATAGCAGTGCATGGAGAACGACGATTGTTGCCACCGTGGCAAAAGCAGTCACCTTGGTGTCATCGCGAACGACAGGCCAGAAGGTGAGCACCAGGACCGACCCAGAGATCACCATGGCGACCAGGATGAGGAGCCATCGGAGCCATTCGAATGGTAAGATCCACAACACCTGAGGGGGAGGTGATTGGTTTGTTACTTGTGAATAAAATGTTCAGATTGGGTCCCAATCAGATAGAAATATACTAAAGGAAAGGGTCATATTCACCATCTGAACTtaattttccattgcaaaacatttAGCTAGGGGATGAATATGTTTTGCTAGCTGACTCACTGAGGTGGGGATGTAGATGAAGAGGGAGTAGCCGTAGACACACACTGTCTCCAGGAAGGAGTAACCACTctgctgcctctcctccctctgcctccaggTCAGGAAAACCCATACACCCAGGGGCACCAGCCAGGCATACAGGAAGATCACTACTGCAGCTATCGTCACTGAGGGAGTGAGAAAAATAAATCAACACTGCTATCGCATGTAATAtaactggataagagcgtctgctaaatgacttaaatgtaaatgtaaaaaggcCTCTGTGCTGAAACATAAAAAGAAAAGTCAACAATCCCCTTTATGTTTACATAGAAAATCTCACATGAAACCATTGATAAGGAGCCACGCTGTAACCCCCAGGTACCATACCTCTGTGGAACTGGGGTCTGTAGTGGTAATGGGGGCTCCCCAGAGAGTTCAGGAAGGTGGACAGGTTTCCACTGATGGCCAGAGAGAACACCAGCGTCACGCAGATCCAGAAGGGACCTGGACATACGGGGAACCAGGAGGTAAGGTTAGTCTGGGTAGAGGTGGTTCACATTACAACCTAAGATATGCAGAGTTTGGCAAACTGTCTTCCAGTTTTACAGCAATAAAAGTTAACATTCTATGGTCCATTCTAATTCAGATCTAACTATCTAGGAACAATTTTATCAAAGCTATAGTGGTGATTTGTGTCCCATTACCATACAAATCTGGACTCGACTGGAGGGTGTGTTTGATGAAGTTCCGCCCTGGTAAAGGCATCACCGATCCCTTGACCCTGTCCAGCACCTGCATCCCATGACAGGAAGTCAGTCAACCAATTGACATTGTACAGCAACTAACACCACTACATTCAGTTTCTATATGGGAGATGTGAAACAGCAACATATAGGCCAGCCTCAGGAGTGCAGATTAAACTGTTATTTCAAGCATATTGTACCTGCATTGTATCCACATTGAAGAACGACTGGTAGTACTCAAAGGTCCAGAAACCGCTAGTTTGTTTCTCCCCTCTTAGGAGCTGTAAACAGGAATGTCAATCAGTTATCCACATATTGCTTGGTTTTTGGCTGTTCGTGCAAACGTCATTAAAGGCAAAATTTCAGATTATTAATGTAGCGATGTGATTGGACTCATCATCCTGACCTCTGaactctcctcctgtccctcatCATCGGACATGTCCAGTTTGATGTCCCCAGTGGCACCGGCCGGGGCCGTACTGCTGGAGCCAGACATACTGAGGGTGGAGGCCCCAGGGTCTGCTAACAATAGGTCAGTGGCCTCCTCAAActctagaggagaggaagacaggaggttAGAGTGAGGGAATGAGAGGCGGCGCGGGACAGTGGCAGTGAGAGatgtagagacaaggagagaggggaagaggaggtgaaaggggataaacagagaggaggatgggagccACTCCATGAGCCTCACCTTGGAACTTCAGATCATCTGGACTCGCCATGGTAACTCTGGAAAGATGACCACCACATGCAAAACCTGGAAGGAGATGAGAAAATGTACTCTTAACTGTTGAGTCTGACGTATGGCAACGGTCTGTGTTCTTCTCCCAGATAGGGTAGCCTGCTAGCTTTTGCTACATATGGACAAGATGTTCTCTTTGTTGGCTGTCTTCTAAAGCATACGTAACAACATGTGTAGGCATGCGACATCGAATATGCAG
The sequence above is a segment of the Oncorhynchus gorbuscha isolate QuinsamMale2020 ecotype Even-year linkage group LG16, OgorEven_v1.0, whole genome shotgun sequence genome. Coding sequences within it:
- the LOC123998686 gene encoding protein YIPF1-like, which encodes MASPDDLKFQEFEEATDLLLADPGASTLSMSGSSSTAPAGATGDIKLDMSDDEGQEESSELLRGEKQTSGFWTFEYYQSFFNVDTMQVLDRVKGSVMPLPGRNFIKHTLQSSPDLYGPFWICVTLVFSLAISGNLSTFLNSLGSPHYHYRPQFHRVTIAAVVIFLYAWLVPLGVWVFLTWRQREERQQSGYSFLETVCVYGYSLFIYIPTSVLWILPFEWLRWLLILVAMVISGSVLVLTFWPVVRDDTKVTAFATVATIVVLHALLSIGCKMYFFQTATLTPVPTLAPNHTAAILTNKTH